Part of the Mytilus galloprovincialis chromosome 14, xbMytGall1.hap1.1, whole genome shotgun sequence genome is shown below.
CTGCACCATCGCGCCAGTAGGCAAACGATTAGCATAATTGTGTGAATCTTTGACTATGGAATTATGGTATTCGAAGTTTTTCTACTTTTCCTCAATACTTTTCTTCTAATTTGCATTACTGTACATAATACAGACACCTTTTCAATAAACACGTGTTTCTAGAGATAAGCAGTATAATTATATTGCTACTAACCCCTTTATAAAATAGTGATGACGTTCGTGATTTAAAAATGCCTCTTATTTGAGATATGCTTgatggtccgtgtaacacttatcgattcaaagttttaaaaagttttcaaatttttgatttttgggaattttgatcaaagttttaaaatatcaaaattccaaattgtgtaaaaattttaaaattttgaaattttaaccaaataattaaaatattaaaattctaaatatcgtttttttatttgatagtttagaaatttgatcaaactttaaataTACTATACCTAACGTGCAattttttgattatttcactttttgaaagtttgatttttttttaatttttggttaaaatatcaaacatagaaaaggggcgaaaagaggggtacatGTAAACACGGCTCAGGTTATAATCATTCTTAGTTAGGAATGAATAGcacgaaatatataaaatatttattaattacaaAATAGATAATTAAAAGAAGAAGTCgattttttattaaacatatcagacatcacatgggataacagcATCATGATATAATAAGGTTGTGCatctattaagaaaaaaatattttaacctaCTTAAACTAGTATCAAATAAGTTGAATTAAATCTCTAATATAACGttagcgtttgagataaataattcagAGCTATTCTGGTGTTCTTAGTGCCCAACTTTTAGcagtaacagtgaaaactgaccaactcgcagtagGAAAAATAGTATTATTCGCCTTTTGTTATGTTTCTGATAAAGGTAGATCAAGCAAAAATGCTTCGGTTGCATGCAactttaaaccttttttttcttttttatcgattgcatgacgataaaaCATATTGCCTTTTATGATTGATTTCATTTCATAGTAATGATACGGAAGGAATACTTAATttatggtgtcgcaatgaacgttgtgctatGCGTGTAGCTGGCTCCTAGAAACAAAGTGTACTTAATAGTGTGATAATAGACGTTATACAaaactccgaaatataacaatgaactaaaactaaaatcatacaagactaaaaataCCAGAGGCttctgaattgggacaggcgcacaattgcggcggggttaaacatatttcgtgagatcacaaccctccaacaacaaaaaaaaagcgCACTTTAAAAGAAATCCAAGCCCTTGTTAGAATAGGAAACaacaaaaactaataaaaaaagacaatgataatgaattaacaaaggactactataaatataaagctagcagttactgacatatgCCAGCTCCGGAtttcaattaaactaattgaaacattatgttttcatcatacgAATAACAAGCACAATCCCTTCCTGTTGTATGTATTGCTAATTTGTTCCTgaacatttatgaaatatttgcccctGACAAccaaaaaccgataatttcaaaTAGGTTGTTTACATACAAATTACAAAGAAACTTAGGATTCAACTCCATTGGACAAAATAGCCCTTACAGctggattttgatatgtttaaccACAATTTGGCCAAACTGTCACGATCCAGATGAATTTTATAGAGTAATTCACATATTTATTCAGTCAAACTTGTATATAGATAATGATTTCGAAATTGTCGTAATGATCAGAGAATTGCACTTGCAGTCTTTGCGCAGGACGCCTTTTTTCACAGTTTATTTTATACATAGTTTTAACATACgcttttatgtatatatgtacgTTTGGCCTAAGTTTGGTTCACCTGTGTTTAAACGCACACTGATTAGGCTTAGCCTATTTACACACCTGTTGACTATTTTTAAATAGTGGTCAATCGAGTTCTTCGGACAGGTTTGGCTATTTTTAAACAGTGGTCAGATGAGTTCTTTGGACACGTTGTAATTTTATTTCTGCTTGGGATTTTCGTGTGGAAGGATGCCACACTCGTTAgagcattttcatatttgatagcTAAATTTAACCTACAATGGTTTTACTGTATTAGTGCATCAATTCCGAGGTAAGTGTTTTATTCTTACATATATTTATACTTTTCTGTGTCTcacttttgtttatcaaatttccGAAACTTTCAGACTTCTGCAGACAATTTTCCATTATGTAAATTGTTCaatttataatgttttgtaaacGGATTTAAAGATATGAAAACCATGTTTTATATTCAGATATTTGCGGTTTTACTAGTGAACAAGAACAAGATTGTTAATTACGGGTACAAATTGAATGTACGTGATATTTATGTGTACAAGGTTTCGAATTTCCTTATGTACGTGAAACTATCATGcaaattatgatatttattacaGTATGACACATTTTGCtacatataaaatgtatgtgCGTATTTATCTACGTAAATTaatagaatatatatgttcattttatGAACGTGAGATTATAGAGTTCATGTTTATGTTGCATGAACGTGCAAGTAAAAGGCATATCTAAATTGATAATCGTACTAAAGAGTTTGTACAATTATATTATTACTAGGTTCCAGCCTGCACCAGAGTAATACAATGCTGCGGTGTTAAGGAGTGGTCATATGGATTGAACGCATTCATACATAATTCATCAAACAACATATCTACATATTATAGTGGAACTGTCGTGCACGATACCATAACCGTCATAACGATACCATAACCGTCATAACGATACAAAGGGAAGTAATCTGGATATACAAACTACTGAAGCTGTTGAActatttatttgaactttaatgtttagaataatttgatgtatattttcttcttaattgttttttttttgtttgtttattaaataatttatttattataatcgTTGATTCTTTAGTCAATATTGTAAAATAGCACTGAAAGACttatccatccgtccgtccgtgacaattggtgtcagaagtgggataagtctgaagtgttttttttcttatacattttgaagttaaatttatattttctatagaagaattattatttgttttatacattgaatATACATTTATAACGTGTAGTAAAGCTTACTATTGTATTTTTCAGAAACTGTAATGTTGACAGAATCCTGATAGTTTGGAACCTCAGAATTTGTAAAATTTCTACACTACATTGCCTCGGTGTTGTTGCACGCTGCAAGTACAAACAGTAGATTTAATGTAGGTATTGTTATTTAGAGTAAATTTAGACTAAGgctattgtttattttgtgttgcGATTGACACTTGTGGACCAGGCTATGGTCAACTGTGATACTAAAGCGTAGTGTTACGAGATATAGATATGTGATATATTTAGCATTGTCCTTGGTCTAGTTTATTGTTACATAGGAAGTCATATTAGCAGGAATCAATCATGGAGAGTCTAAAAGAGTTACGACAGTATGGTGAGTCATTGGGGTTAGCCAATGAAGATTTAATTAGGTTCATTGAGTCAAGCATTAGTGTTACGAGATATAGATATGTGATATATTTAGCATTGTCCTTGGTCTAGTTTATTGTTACATAGGAAGTCATATTAGCAGGAATCAATCATGGAGAGTCTAAAAGAGTTACGACAGTATGGTGAGTCATTGGGGTTAGCCAATGAAGATTTAATTAGGTTCATTGAGTCACAACAGGCGAAACAGCGCGATGATAGACGTTTTGAAAGAGAAAGAGAGAAGGAAGAATGGGAAGTTGAAAAGGTAAGATTAGAACATGAATTGGAATTGAAAAGGCTAGATAATACTCgtttatttgaaactgaaaaacacAGGGAAGAAAAAGGTAATGTTAACCCCTCAAAGGTACCTAAACTACCTCCTTTTGAGGAAGGTACTGATGATATGGATGCATATTTGCGTCGTTATGAAAGGTATGCTATATCGCAAAAATGGGACAAATCAATATGGGCTACTCATTTGAGTGCACTTCTTAAAGGTAATGCATTAAATGTGTACGCTTTGCTGCCATCAGATCAAGCATTAGATTATGATGCTCTTAAGACATGTTTGTTGAAGAGGTATAACATGACTGAATATGGTTTTAAGCAGAAGTTTAGATCTTGTCGTCCAGAGTTTGGTGAAACGTTTCAACAGTTTTCTGTTCGTTTGGGTAGTTATTTTAGTAGGTGGATTGATATGTCTAATGTTTTGAAGACGTTTGATGGACTTTATGATCTTATGTTAAGAGATCAGTTTTTACACATATGTAATAACGAGGTAATGTTATTTCTGAAAGAGAGAGTACCGAAGTCCATAGATGATATGACTCGGTATGCTGATCAATTTAAGGAGGCAAGGCGAGTAAATATAGTATCACTTACAAATCAGACTCAAAAAGGTAAGCCACAGCCGTCTCAAAAACCCAACAATGCACGGAACCAAGAACCGCCAAAGCAAAGAGACAGAGATAGAAATAGACATACAGGAGGTCATGGTGGTGGAAACAGATTTGATAGAAAGTGCTTTAAGTGCAACAAATCAGATCACATGATATCGAACTGTCCATTATTAAAAACCAAAGTTGGTAATATACAGAATAGTGGTTCACGAGTAAAAAAAACTCCTATTTGCGGTAATGTTATTACTCTAACTGATAGCATTATTACTACACAAGTTAGTAGTCTTACAATACCTGAACAGTGTGAAAAGAAACCAATCAAAATGCCTGTAGCTAAAGGTAAGTTAGGTAACCGTGTTGTGACAGTACTTCGCGATACAGGATGTAATGGAGTCGTTATAAAGAAAAGTCTTGTAAGTATAGATTGTTTTCTAGATGATTATCAGACATGCGTATTAGCTGATGGATCGAGTGTTAAAGTACCTATAGCTATAAGTACTATAGACAGTCCTTATTATCAAGGTGAAGTAAAAGCATGGTGTATGGAACAACCATTGTATGATGTTATTATAGGAAACATAGATGGTGCTAGGGAGCCTTATGATCCCGATATATCTCCGTCGGTAAGTGTAGTAACTCGACAGCAAGCGAAGAATAGAGATAATCCATATCCGAAATTAAAAGTTCCAGGAAGTATTAAGGATGTTAGTCTAGAGGACATTGAGAATGAACAGCAGTCTGATGCAAGTTTGTCGAAGCTTAGACAGTATGTTGCTGAAGGCAGAAACTTTGAGAAGACCAATGGTACAAAAGTAAATTACATAGTGAAGAAGAAACTTGTGTATAGAGAATTTATGTCACCAAAAGTAGAAAATGGTAAGTTATTCCGTCAGTTGGTCGTTCCTGAAGTTTATAGAAGCGATGTCATGGAATTAGCACACGAGTCATTGATGGCTGGACATATGGCTACACGACGTACAGTATATCGTGTATTATCAGAGTTTTACTGGCCAGGAGTTGAATCCGATGTCAAGCGGTATTGCCAGTCCTGTGATATTTGCCAACGCACTGTACCAAAAGGTAAGCAAGTGAGAGCACCTTTGGGTAAAAACCCTATCATAGATGTACCTTTTCGCAGAGTAGCTGTAGATATAGTTGGACCTTTAGTACCAGTAACTGATAAAGGAAATCGTTATATACTAACTCTTGTTGATTACGCTACAAGGTATCCAGAAGGAGTAGCGTTACCATCTATCGAGACAGAAAGGGTAGCGGAAGCATTGATTGATATATTTTGTAGGGTAGGTTTTCCAAGAGAGATGTTGACAGATATGGGCGCACAATTTACTTCCAATTTAATGTCTGAGGTGAGTAGACTGATTTCGCTTCGGCAGCTTACTACTACACCGTATCATCCTATGTGTAACGGACTCGTTGAAAGGTTTAATGGTACGATGAAGATGATGTTGAAACGACTATGTGCAGAGCGTCCGCGAGATTGGGATAAGTATTTAGGACCAGCATTATTTGCCTACAGAGAAGTACCTCAGGAGAGTGTTTTATTTTCCCCATTTGTATTGGTATATGGTTGGCCAGTCAGAGGTCCAATGACAATTCTTAAAGAATTGTGGACTAGAGAAATTACTGATCCTGAAGTGAGGTCCACATACGAGTATGTTATCAATTTACGAGAAAGATTGGAATCGACTTGTGAATTGGTTAAACAAAACTTAGAGAAAGCTTCACGTAAACAGTCACGTATATATAACAGAAAGTCACGTTCAAGAAAGATGAAGGTAGGTCAAAAAGTATTGGTGCTACTACCTACTAAAGCAAATAAGTTGCTGATGCATTGGAAAGAACCATTCTCTATAGTAGAAAAGATAAGTGATCTTGATTACAGAATTGATATGAGAGGTAAACTAAAAATGTTTCATGTCAACATGTTGAAACTGTATGTTGAACGTGAGCAAACTAACGTGTGCGTTAGTGCACCAGATCACAAGGTAAGTTTTGTTGCTACAGTATCAGTTATAGATCTCGAAAATGAAGATACAGACGATGTGGACAATTACGAAAGTGAGTTAATCGAAACGCCTGTTGCAGTTGCTAAGGAGACATTACGAGATGTTCATATCAACGAAGCTTTAAAAGCAAATGAAACAGTTAAGGTACAGTGTTTACTAGATAAGTTCTCACACGTGTTGACAGATATTCCAGGTAGGACAAATGTACTACAGCACGATATCAAGTTGACTTCTGATGATCCTGTTCGATTTAAACCTTATCCCATACCATATGCTATGCTAGACACGGTAAATAAGGAAGTCGATAAGATGATAGAAATGGATAGCATCGAGCGATCAGATAGTCCTTATTCAAGTCCATTTGTGATTGTGAAGAAGAAAGATCAGAGTAATCGGTTTTGTATAGATTTCAGAGGTTTAAATAGTATTACAATTTTCGATGCAGAAACGATGGGTAATATAGAAGAGATGTTTTCAAAGTTGTCTGGTTATCAGTTTATATCTAAAATTGATTTAACCAAGGGATATTGGCAAATTAGTCTTGTAGATGCTGCAAAACTCAAAGCAGCATTCCAAACACCTAGAGGATTGTTCCAATTCAAGGTTCTGCCATTTGGCCTGGTCAATAGTGGTGCTACTTTTGTACGTTGTATGAGAAAAGTTTTAGAAGGGTTGGAAAACGTTGATAACTTTGTTGACGATATTATAGTGTACACACGTTCTTTCAATCACCATATGGAGGTTTTGGAGAGTGTATTTGAGAGGTTGGCATCTGCTAATTTGTCAGCAAGACCCTCAAAGTGTTATATAGCGTATAGCAGTCTTGAAGTTTTAGGTCACATTGTTGGAACAGATCGTCTTTCACCAAATCCAGATAAAATTGAGGTAATCAAAAATGCTCATAGGCCTACAACAAAGAAACAAGTCAGAAGTTTCATTGGCATGGCTGAATTTTACAGAAAGTTTGTTCCCAATTTCTCAGATATAGCTAGTCCGCTTACTGATCTGACGAAAAAGGGACAACCAAATCAGGTACGTTGGGAAGCTAATCATGAAAGAGCATTTTCGAGTTTGAAGAATGCATTAGTAAAAGCTCCTGTTTTAAAGTTGCCGAACTTTTCTCAGGTATTTATCCTTCAAACTGATGCCTCTGATAACGGAGTAGGCGCTATACTGCTACAGGATGAAGGTAATACTAGATTGCCTGTGTCGTACGCTAGTAAAAAACTGAAAGCTAGTGAACGAAATTACTCCACTATCGAGAAAGAATGCCTAGCCATTGTATGGGCAATC
Proteins encoded:
- the LOC143058347 gene encoding uncharacterized protein LOC143058347 — encoded protein: MPVAKGKLGNRVVTVLRDTGCNGVVIKKSLVSIDCFLDDYQTCVLADGSSVKVPIAISTIDSPYYQGEVKAWCMEQPLYDVIIGNIDGAREPYDPDISPSVSVVTRQQAKNRDNPYPKLKVPGSIKDVSLEDIENEQQSDASLSKLRQYVAEGRNFEKTNGTKVNYIVKKKLVYREFMSPKVENGKLFRQLVVPEVYRSDVMELAHESLMAGHMATRRTVYRVLSEFYWPGVESDVKRYCQSCDICQRTVPKGKQVRAPLGKNPIIDVPFRRVAVDIVGPLVPVTDKGNRYILTLVDYATRYPEGVALPSIETERVAEALIDIFCRVGFPREMLTDMGAQFTSNLMSEVSRLISLRQLTTTPYHPMCNGLVERFNGTMKMMLKRLCAERPRDWDKYLGPALFAYREVPQESVLFSPFVLVYGWPVRGPMTILKELWTREITDPEVRSTYEYVINLRERLESTCELVKQNLEKASRKQSRIYNRKSRSRKMKVGQKVLVLLPTKANKLLMHWKEPFSIVEKISDLDYRIDMRGKLKMFHVNMLKLYVEREQTNVCVSAPDHKVSFVATVSVIDLENEDTDDVDNYESELIETPVAVAKETLRDVHINEALKANETVKVQCLLDKFSHVLTDIPGRTNVLQHDIKLTSDDPVRFKPYPIPYAMLDTVNKEVDKMIEMDSIERSDSPYSSPFVIVKKKDQSNRFCIDFRGLNSITIFDAETMGNIEEMFSKLSGYQFISKIDLTKGYWQISLVDAAKLKAAFQTPRGLFQFKVLPFGLVNSGATFVRCMRKVLEGLENVDNFVDDIIVYTRSFNHHMEVLESVFERLASANLSARPSKCYIAYSSLEVLGHIVGTDRLSPNPDKIEVIKNAHRPTTKKQVRSFIGMAEFYRKFVPNFSDIASPLTDLTKKGQPNQVRWEANHERAFSSLKNALVKAPVLKLPNFSQVFILQTDASDNGVGAILLQDEGNTRLPVSYASKKLKASERNYSTIEKECLAIVWAISKFQRYLYGKQFILETDHQPLIYLQKSKIANARLMRWSLLLQPYRFRIVAIKEKDNVGADFLSRI